In a genomic window of Occallatibacter riparius:
- the ku gene encoding non-homologous end joining protein Ku has protein sequence MARPYWTGNLQISLVSFGVSLYVATETKSQISFHQISRRTGERIRHQKVLESAVENNEPSTAVEKDEIVKGYEYRKGQYVIIEPSELENLRVPSKHTIAVSQFVDRADLNPEYVEKPYFVLPENDAQTESFNTIREALLKTGKIAIGKVAFSGRENIVAVLPAPGDKGMMAYTLRYQNELRNAADYFRDIKATAVDEDSLGLAEMLIKKMSTKFDLSKFEDGYETAVKALVEAKVNNMPIPTEEAPKPQTGKVINLMDALRKSIGDDSRSTKKPPKSEKEPQPGKLGLVKGQSKAPAKRKSA, from the coding sequence ATGGCACGTCCCTATTGGACGGGAAACCTGCAGATATCGCTTGTCTCATTTGGTGTCAGTCTCTATGTAGCAACCGAGACCAAAAGCCAAATCAGCTTTCACCAGATCAGCCGCCGCACCGGCGAGCGTATCCGCCACCAGAAGGTGCTTGAGAGCGCCGTCGAAAACAACGAGCCCAGCACAGCCGTCGAGAAAGACGAGATCGTCAAGGGCTACGAGTACCGCAAGGGCCAATACGTCATCATCGAACCGTCCGAGCTTGAGAACCTCCGCGTCCCCTCCAAGCACACCATCGCGGTTTCGCAGTTCGTCGACCGGGCCGACCTCAATCCCGAATACGTTGAGAAGCCTTACTTCGTCCTGCCCGAGAACGACGCGCAGACCGAATCCTTCAACACCATCCGCGAGGCTCTGCTCAAGACCGGCAAAATCGCCATCGGCAAGGTCGCATTCTCCGGCCGCGAGAACATCGTCGCCGTGCTACCGGCGCCCGGCGATAAAGGCATGATGGCCTACACGCTTCGTTATCAGAACGAGCTCCGCAACGCGGCTGACTACTTCCGCGACATTAAGGCCACCGCAGTCGACGAGGATTCGCTCGGGCTCGCCGAAATGCTCATTAAGAAAATGAGCACGAAATTCGACCTCAGCAAATTTGAGGACGGCTACGAAACTGCGGTCAAGGCTCTCGTCGAGGCGAAGGTCAACAACATGCCGATCCCCACCGAGGAAGCGCCCAAGCCGCAGACCGGCAAGGTCATCAACCTCATGGACGCGCTGCGCAAGAGCATCGGCGACGATTCTCGTTCCACTAAGAAGCCTCCCAAGAGCGAGAAGGAACCGCAGCCCGGCAAACTCGGCCTCGTCAAGGGCCAGAGCAAAGCGCCCGCCAAACGCAAATCCGCCTGA
- a CDS encoding RNA polymerase sigma factor, with the protein MPSTAPEQLRSTIETLYRSESGRVLATLVRLLGDLDLAEESMHEAFAAALESWPQTGIPQNPRPWMISTARFKAIDKIRRRARFDAAQTDLVRHLETRLNETSSEADEIDDDRLRLIFTCCHPLLAPEAQVALTLRELCGLTTEEIARAFLVTPATLAQRIVRAKTKIRETPIPYEVPTPQELPERLDAVLQVIYLVFNEGYSSAAGREVTRAELTGEAIRLGRLLLELQPEPEVMGLLALMLLQESRRAARTSPTGELILLENQDRALWNKEQIAEGTALVEKALASRRFGSYTLQAAIAAVHAQAETAAATDWRQIVALYNQLVRIQPSPVVQLNRAVAVAMRDGPEAGLKHIDAIFQQGELANYYLAHSARAEMCRRLGRIAEAKSAYEKALALTQQEPERRFLQDRIQQLK; encoded by the coding sequence ATGCCGTCAACTGCGCCGGAACAACTCCGCAGCACGATCGAGACACTCTACCGCTCGGAATCGGGCCGCGTCCTGGCCACGCTCGTGCGCCTCCTCGGCGATCTCGATCTCGCCGAAGAGTCGATGCATGAAGCGTTCGCCGCCGCTCTCGAGTCCTGGCCCCAGACCGGCATCCCGCAAAACCCACGCCCCTGGATGATCTCAACTGCCCGCTTCAAAGCGATCGACAAGATACGCCGTCGTGCCCGCTTCGATGCGGCACAAACCGATCTCGTGCGTCACCTCGAGACCCGTCTTAACGAGACAAGCTCGGAAGCGGACGAGATCGACGACGACCGTCTCCGCCTCATCTTCACCTGCTGCCATCCCTTACTCGCTCCCGAAGCCCAGGTAGCGCTCACTCTCCGCGAACTCTGCGGCCTCACAACGGAAGAGATCGCCCGCGCATTTCTCGTTACGCCGGCTACGCTCGCGCAGCGCATCGTACGCGCCAAAACAAAGATCCGCGAGACACCGATCCCGTACGAGGTGCCCACGCCACAAGAGCTGCCCGAGCGGCTCGACGCAGTGCTTCAGGTCATCTATCTCGTCTTCAACGAGGGCTACTCCTCCGCAGCGGGAAGGGAAGTCACACGCGCCGAGCTCACAGGCGAAGCCATCCGGCTCGGTCGCCTGCTGCTCGAACTTCAACCCGAGCCAGAAGTGATGGGTCTGCTCGCCCTTATGTTGCTGCAGGAATCCCGTCGCGCCGCGCGAACCTCTCCAACTGGCGAGCTGATCCTGCTCGAGAATCAAGACCGCGCACTCTGGAACAAAGAGCAGATCGCCGAGGGCACAGCATTGGTAGAGAAGGCCCTCGCGTCCCGCCGCTTCGGCTCCTACACACTGCAAGCCGCGATCGCCGCCGTTCATGCGCAGGCGGAGACGGCCGCGGCGACAGACTGGCGGCAGATCGTCGCCCTTTACAACCAGTTGGTGCGCATTCAGCCTTCGCCGGTCGTGCAGCTCAATCGTGCCGTCGCCGTAGCCATGCGCGACGGCCCCGAAGCCGGCCTCAAGCACATCGATGCCATCTTCCAACAAGGTGAGTTGGCCAATTACTACCTCGCGCATTCAGCTCGCGCGGAAATGTGCCGCCGCCTGGGTAGGATAGCCGAGGCAAAATCCGCTTACGAGAAAGCACTGGCACTCACGCAACAGGAACCCGAACGCCGCTTCCTGCAGGACCGCATTCAGCAGCTGAAATAA
- a CDS encoding YciI family protein: MPQYLVCNYMPDDFDPSTVTEEMMEQIHALNRELIASGARKFACGIAPPAAAKTLRRQPDGKVLVTDGPYTETKEHMGGFWILEAANMDEALAWAKKAAIVCDVPGEVRELLFFPAQ; this comes from the coding sequence ATGCCACAGTATCTCGTCTGCAACTACATGCCTGACGACTTCGACCCCTCCACCGTAACCGAAGAGATGATGGAGCAGATTCACGCCCTCAACCGCGAACTGATCGCCTCCGGCGCTCGGAAGTTCGCCTGCGGCATCGCACCGCCAGCCGCCGCGAAAACCTTGCGCAGACAGCCCGACGGTAAGGTGCTCGTCACCGACGGCCCCTACACCGAGACCAAGGAGCACATGGGCGGATTCTGGATTCTCGAAGCCGCCAACATGGACGAGGCGCTCGCATGGGCGAAGAAAGCCGCCATCGTCTGTGACGTCCCTGGAGAGGTCCGTGAGCTTCTCTTCTTCCCAGCTCAGTGA
- a CDS encoding dihydrofolate reductase family protein gives MGNLIYAINLTLDGCCDHTRFRPEEDGFEYHINLLQSVDTLVFGRKTYQLMVPYWPDVLKDPSATTADIEFARAFESTRKIVFSRTLESTEDQNTHIVRGDLREEMLKLKQGGARNILAGGVDLPSQLIELGLVDEFRFLIAPTLAGAGRRLLNSASLPANLHLKLVESTPFKSGWIALRYLKQ, from the coding sequence ATGGGAAATCTAATCTACGCAATCAACCTCACTTTGGATGGTTGTTGCGACCACACCAGATTCAGGCCAGAGGAAGACGGCTTCGAATATCACATAAACCTCCTGCAAAGCGTGGATACGCTCGTCTTCGGTCGCAAAACCTATCAGCTGATGGTCCCCTATTGGCCTGACGTCCTCAAAGACCCATCTGCGACAACTGCAGATATCGAGTTTGCCAGGGCGTTCGAATCCACCAGAAAGATCGTCTTCTCCCGAACGCTGGAAAGCACCGAAGACCAAAACACTCACATTGTGCGCGGAGACCTTCGCGAAGAAATGCTCAAGCTCAAACAGGGCGGAGCCAGGAATATTTTGGCCGGTGGTGTAGATCTTCCCTCCCAGCTCATTGAGCTAGGCCTCGTCGATGAATTCCGTTTTCTCATCGCACCAACACTTGCAGGAGCAGGAAGGAGGTTGCTCAACAGTGCCAGCCTGCCTGCAAACTTGCATTTGAAACTGGTGGAATCCACTCCATTCAAATCAGGATGGATCGCACTTCGCTATCTAAAACAGTGA
- a CDS encoding YciI family protein, translated as MKYICLGYFDEAKFEAMSEGERNEMFDACFEYDEHMRASGNWDRGEALQGPETALTLSWKDGKVATTDGPFAETKEQIGGIGFLEARDMNHAVQLIAEHPSLRYGSTWEIRPAGDLTEIQKASEQRRKKNAAH; from the coding sequence GTGAAATATATTTGTTTGGGCTACTTCGACGAAGCCAAATTCGAAGCCATGTCGGAAGGCGAACGAAACGAGATGTTCGACGCATGCTTTGAATACGACGAGCATATGCGCGCCAGCGGAAACTGGGATCGTGGAGAAGCGCTTCAGGGTCCGGAAACTGCCTTGACCCTATCGTGGAAGGACGGCAAAGTAGCAACTACTGACGGCCCTTTTGCGGAAACCAAGGAACAGATCGGCGGCATCGGATTCCTCGAGGCCCGCGACATGAATCATGCTGTGCAACTCATCGCGGAGCATCCGTCCCTGCGATACGGCAGCACCTGGGAGATTCGGCCGGCAGGAGACCTGACCGAAATCCAGAAAGCAAGCGAGCAGCGACGCAAAAAAAACGCTGCTCACTGA
- a CDS encoding ABC transporter permease, giving the protein MNVWRHLRYAWRTVWQAPGLSAVIILSIALGIAAPTTVFSVANGLLWGLLPVKDPGRLVMFSEGESFSYPDYLDFRDQTSDIFDGGVAAHFPIIPASVGGSGAPERVWGQAVSGNYFAILALKMQLGRPILPQEDTVLGRDPVVVLSHELWKRRFGADPQVLNREVVLNGKPYTVVGVAPPGFEGSDRGIVSEFWVPLAMCETIAPFLETDSGGRNNRSNNWLMLNARLQPGVNRATAVAKVNLLKKGLDQKYRPGQKDYRAITLQPAGGMIAGSVSPAYLLVTVLMVLAGALLLLVCANVGNLLLARSSGRQKEIAIRMALGSARSKLVTQLLIESTLVAALGAALGLVLAAGAAHALSTFQLPIPLPIKFDFNVDVRVLAFTALLIPLTALAFGLIPALRSTRLDIAAVLKTVPGDSSRGRRFTLRNALVVFQVAISVALLAAAGLFIRSAHNAALIDIGFKPDGILIAAIDPRTHGYSAEKTVQFTSQLRDKVAAIPGVRSVSFTDLVPLSFAGTNYDFSTQSEGSAPEQKVNANVFTVSDGFFQTMEMPIRQGRDFHRQAESAGAVIVNEHFAAQLFPRQDPIGRQIHQGKTTYSIIGVAQNSKTRFISEAPDNTIYLQLGSVPSASASFFGMSILVKSAGDARKFERPLRDAIASLDPNMAVFNVETMEDHVSKSLLLPKISSILLGLFGAIGLGLAAIGLFAVMSYWVRRRVHEIGIRMALGARRGELLQMVLGQALAMTAMGLVIGIGLALLLGRSMASLLYGVKGADLATCCTVSAVLLATAIVATIVPALKAAHVEPSIALRHE; this is encoded by the coding sequence ATGAACGTTTGGCGGCATCTCCGTTATGCATGGCGCACAGTCTGGCAGGCGCCCGGACTCTCCGCAGTCATTATTCTCTCCATCGCCCTCGGCATCGCGGCGCCCACCACCGTCTTCAGCGTTGCCAATGGACTCCTCTGGGGACTGCTTCCGGTAAAAGATCCCGGCCGGCTCGTCATGTTTTCTGAAGGCGAATCCTTCTCCTACCCCGATTACCTCGACTTTCGCGATCAAACGTCAGACATATTCGACGGCGGCGTCGCGGCGCATTTCCCCATCATTCCCGCCAGTGTGGGCGGCAGCGGCGCGCCCGAGCGCGTTTGGGGCCAGGCCGTCAGCGGCAACTACTTCGCCATCCTCGCTCTGAAAATGCAATTGGGCCGTCCGATCCTTCCTCAGGAAGACACGGTGCTTGGCCGAGACCCCGTAGTGGTTCTCAGCCATGAGTTGTGGAAACGCCGGTTCGGCGCTGACCCGCAGGTCCTCAATCGCGAAGTCGTCCTGAACGGAAAGCCCTACACCGTTGTCGGAGTGGCGCCTCCCGGATTCGAGGGGTCCGATCGCGGCATCGTTTCGGAGTTCTGGGTTCCGCTCGCCATGTGCGAAACCATCGCGCCCTTCCTCGAAACTGATTCCGGCGGAAGAAACAACCGCAGCAACAACTGGCTCATGCTCAATGCCCGATTGCAGCCTGGCGTGAATCGCGCAACAGCCGTAGCCAAAGTCAATCTGCTCAAGAAAGGCCTCGATCAGAAGTACCGGCCCGGCCAGAAAGACTACCGGGCCATCACCCTGCAGCCCGCCGGCGGCATGATCGCCGGATCAGTCTCTCCCGCGTATCTCCTGGTCACGGTGCTGATGGTGCTGGCAGGCGCTTTGCTCCTGCTCGTCTGTGCCAACGTGGGCAATCTCCTGTTGGCGCGGTCAAGCGGACGCCAAAAGGAAATCGCCATTCGCATGGCCCTCGGTTCTGCCCGCAGCAAGCTGGTGACCCAGTTGCTCATAGAAAGCACCCTGGTCGCTGCTCTCGGAGCCGCATTGGGCCTCGTGCTCGCCGCCGGCGCCGCGCACGCCCTCTCGACGTTCCAGCTTCCCATTCCGCTGCCCATCAAATTCGATTTCAATGTCGACGTGCGTGTGCTCGCGTTCACAGCTCTTCTGATTCCTCTCACCGCTCTCGCCTTCGGACTCATCCCGGCCCTGCGCTCCACGCGTCTTGACATCGCCGCAGTCCTCAAAACAGTTCCCGGAGATTCGTCGCGCGGACGGCGATTCACCTTGCGCAACGCGCTGGTGGTCTTCCAGGTAGCCATCTCCGTAGCTCTATTAGCAGCGGCCGGATTGTTCATCCGCAGCGCCCACAACGCCGCTCTCATCGACATCGGGTTTAAGCCCGACGGCATCCTGATCGCGGCGATCGACCCCAGAACCCACGGATACTCCGCCGAAAAAACGGTCCAGTTCACGTCCCAGCTTCGCGACAAAGTAGCGGCCATACCCGGAGTACGATCCGTCAGCTTCACTGACCTCGTGCCCCTCAGCTTTGCTGGAACCAACTACGATTTCTCAACCCAGAGCGAGGGAAGCGCGCCCGAGCAGAAGGTCAACGCCAACGTCTTCACCGTCAGCGACGGCTTCTTTCAGACCATGGAAATGCCAATCCGGCAGGGAAGGGACTTCCATCGGCAGGCAGAGTCGGCCGGCGCAGTCATCGTCAACGAGCACTTCGCCGCACAACTGTTCCCGCGCCAGGACCCAATAGGCAGGCAGATTCACCAGGGCAAAACGACATACTCCATCATCGGCGTCGCTCAGAACTCGAAGACGCGCTTCATCTCAGAAGCGCCTGACAACACCATCTATCTCCAATTGGGATCGGTGCCCAGCGCGTCGGCAAGCTTCTTCGGAATGTCCATCCTGGTGAAGAGCGCTGGCGACGCACGCAAATTCGAGCGCCCCTTGCGAGACGCGATCGCCTCCCTCGACCCCAACATGGCTGTATTCAACGTCGAGACGATGGAGGATCACGTATCCAAGTCGCTCCTGCTGCCCAAAATCTCGAGCATCCTGCTTGGCCTCTTCGGCGCAATCGGGCTCGGGCTCGCCGCCATCGGCCTGTTCGCCGTGATGAGCTACTGGGTCCGCCGCCGCGTGCATGAGATCGGCATCCGCATGGCGCTTGGCGCGCGGCGCGGCGAACTGCTGCAGATGGTGCTCGGCCAGGCGCTGGCAATGACTGCCATGGGATTAGTCATAGGCATCGGGCTCGCGCTGCTCCTCGGCCGGTCCATGGCCAGCCTGCTTTATGGAGTGAAGGGAGCCGACCTGGCCACGTGTTGCACTGTTTCGGCCGTATTACTGGCCACCGCAATTGTCGCCACCATCGTACCCGCGCTCAAAGCGGCACACGTAGAACCAAGCATCGCGTTGCGCCACGAGTGA
- a CDS encoding B12-binding domain-containing radical SAM protein has product MNALLVYPQFPETYWSFKYALSFLGKKSAQPPLGLMTVSALLPDHWQKRLVDTNIEPIRERDLNWADVVLLSGMHIQRDALLAIVERCHARGLRTVVGGPVASSVAAADLKADHVVIGEAESLIADLARDLEQGAARAVYQARERPDMATSPLPDLSLIKMNRYSTMTVQYSRGCPFNCEFCDIIEIYGRRPRTKAVAQVLAELDQLRAAGWRESVFIVDDNFIGNKDRARQLCVALAEWRQQFKTSFDLTTEASLNLADDPELMGLMKEAGFKGVFLGIETPDESGLISSNKLQNTRRSLLECVATIQSYGMEVMGGFILGFDTDKPDIFDRMVDFIEKSGIPIAMVGLLQAMPGTQLFRRLWKEGRILDAGHGDNTGVHLNFLPHMSPERLVAGYRSVLQRIYNNEAYFKRVKLYLSRAPSPRGDRSSQRRWFTHSNVRALVTSMLRQGIFGRQRWAYWKFVMTAATRYHRSFGPAMALAVMGYHLQVVTRKLLKAEDGTGFSLAD; this is encoded by the coding sequence ATGAACGCCCTCCTAGTCTACCCGCAGTTTCCCGAAACATACTGGAGTTTTAAGTACGCGCTGTCATTCCTGGGCAAGAAGTCGGCGCAACCTCCACTGGGGCTGATGACCGTTTCCGCTCTGTTGCCAGATCACTGGCAGAAGCGATTGGTAGACACCAACATTGAGCCGATTCGCGAACGCGACCTTAACTGGGCCGACGTGGTCCTGTTGAGCGGCATGCATATCCAGCGCGACGCTTTGCTGGCCATCGTCGAGCGATGCCATGCACGCGGATTGCGGACCGTCGTTGGCGGACCTGTTGCGAGCAGTGTGGCCGCGGCTGATCTGAAAGCGGATCATGTAGTGATTGGCGAAGCGGAAAGCCTGATTGCCGATCTGGCGCGCGACCTCGAACAAGGCGCTGCTCGTGCGGTATACCAGGCACGCGAAAGACCGGATATGGCTACCAGCCCCCTGCCCGATCTGAGCCTCATCAAGATGAATCGCTACTCCACCATGACCGTGCAGTACTCGCGCGGCTGTCCGTTCAACTGCGAATTCTGCGACATCATCGAGATCTACGGCCGCCGCCCACGGACCAAGGCGGTGGCTCAGGTGCTCGCTGAACTTGACCAATTGCGCGCTGCGGGCTGGCGCGAATCCGTCTTCATCGTCGACGATAACTTCATCGGGAACAAGGACCGCGCCAGGCAGTTGTGCGTCGCCCTCGCCGAATGGCGTCAGCAATTCAAAACCAGCTTTGATCTCACCACTGAAGCTTCGCTGAACCTGGCTGACGATCCGGAGTTGATGGGTCTGATGAAGGAAGCGGGATTCAAAGGCGTGTTCCTGGGCATCGAAACCCCCGATGAGTCGGGGCTGATCTCCAGCAACAAGTTGCAGAACACGCGGCGAAGCCTGCTTGAATGCGTAGCAACCATCCAGAGCTATGGCATGGAGGTCATGGGCGGATTCATTCTGGGGTTTGACACCGACAAGCCCGACATCTTCGATCGCATGGTCGACTTCATCGAAAAAAGTGGCATCCCGATCGCCATGGTGGGACTGCTGCAGGCCATGCCCGGAACGCAGCTATTCCGGCGCTTGTGGAAAGAGGGCCGAATCCTCGACGCCGGTCATGGTGATAACACCGGAGTCCATTTGAACTTCCTTCCCCACATGAGCCCAGAGCGCCTGGTTGCGGGCTACAGGTCCGTGCTGCAACGAATCTACAACAACGAAGCTTATTTCAAGCGCGTCAAGCTCTATCTCAGCCGGGCGCCGTCACCGCGTGGTGATCGGTCCTCCCAGCGCCGCTGGTTCACTCATAGCAATGTCCGCGCCCTCGTCACGTCGATGCTTCGCCAGGGAATCTTCGGCCGTCAGCGTTGGGCCTATTGGAAGTTTGTAATGACGGCTGCCACGCGCTATCACCGTTCCTTTGGCCCCGCAATGGCCTTGGCGGTGATGGGCTATCACCTCCAGGTCGTCACTCGCAAGCTCTTGAAGGCCGAAGATGGAACCGGCTTTTCTCTCGCCGATTGA
- a CDS encoding ABC transporter permease: MSWTLASLQNFGDDVRFSLRQFRRAPGYAAFTVLVLALGVGTVTAMFAICYAVLLKPLPFEADQTLFQPVAKTTAGTEPESFSYNEIKAWQTATEGTADLAFSQGGLNIADGPAGAVLITEVNASQNLFQMLGARPMMGRGFLPDELEGSGSDVVILSHALWQQNFAGNKDVLGKTLHIGGVPRTVVGVMPPQFMYPLWENRPEAWVPIDRSELGASNKDAYSYFTPLLRVEPGASTKAVETQLAQAHAPFAKANDAKIQLSGLRELLVTDVRPALLALEVAVIVVWLIACSNVAGLLLARVVSRRSEIAVRAALGAARSRIVAQFLTESLALSCISATGGLGLAVVMLHIFRRTLSEKLPLGTEIHLNWAVWTSLLALTIVTTLAFGAVPALIASRTHMDAGLKSSGRKSAGDRGQNRIRSALLVGQIALSITLLIGAGLMMRTMYALRHVPLGFRTDHLVLTSLTIPNDLYKDRNAGTAVWQPLLDEIRRLPGVRDAALSTVLPIQHPVELITAIYATEWMKGDGSAAVRAATPGLVDALGVHMRTGRFFNDGDTATSLPVMVVNQTFVNRYLGGGKAVGRQIRYGHVPRTATIVGVIEDVHQDGVAEESQPEFYLSMSQLDQQQQIYRALLGRFMQVAVRTETAPGVLIPELRQGIHRANPHLAIGACSTMAEAVEDSIGAQKVAAHVIAVFGGLVLLITVVGLYGLLSYMVAQRTQEIGIRMALGADRRHVVGMVLRQTLIWLGTGTVIGIALAIVSGRLLNGFLFGVRAIDPWTIGLVSAGLFVCGMLAAMPPARRAASSNPVDALRAE; this comes from the coding sequence TTGAGTTGGACACTTGCGTCTCTGCAAAACTTCGGCGACGATGTACGGTTTAGTCTTCGCCAATTCAGGCGGGCACCCGGATATGCGGCATTCACCGTCCTGGTGCTGGCACTCGGCGTAGGAACCGTTACAGCAATGTTTGCTATCTGCTATGCCGTCCTGCTCAAGCCGTTGCCGTTTGAAGCAGATCAAACGCTCTTCCAGCCGGTGGCAAAGACTACCGCGGGAACTGAGCCCGAGAGCTTCTCCTACAACGAGATCAAGGCCTGGCAGACTGCAACGGAGGGAACGGCCGACCTCGCATTCAGCCAAGGCGGCTTGAATATAGCCGACGGCCCCGCAGGAGCGGTGTTAATTACAGAGGTCAACGCCAGCCAGAATCTGTTTCAAATGCTCGGCGCCAGGCCCATGATGGGCCGCGGATTTCTGCCTGACGAGCTGGAGGGCAGCGGCTCTGACGTGGTGATACTCAGTCATGCGCTCTGGCAGCAGAACTTCGCAGGAAACAAAGATGTCCTGGGCAAAACACTGCACATCGGAGGCGTGCCGCGGACAGTCGTTGGCGTAATGCCCCCGCAATTCATGTACCCGCTGTGGGAGAACCGCCCCGAGGCCTGGGTTCCTATAGACCGCAGCGAGTTGGGCGCATCGAACAAGGACGCATATTCCTATTTCACTCCTCTGCTCCGCGTCGAACCCGGAGCCTCTACAAAGGCGGTGGAGACTCAACTGGCGCAGGCGCACGCACCGTTCGCCAAAGCGAACGACGCGAAAATTCAGTTATCAGGACTACGCGAATTGCTCGTGACCGACGTGCGGCCGGCGCTTCTCGCCTTGGAAGTTGCAGTGATTGTGGTGTGGCTGATCGCCTGTAGCAACGTAGCCGGCCTTCTCCTGGCCCGAGTCGTATCGCGGCGAAGCGAGATTGCTGTGCGAGCCGCCCTGGGTGCGGCGCGGAGCCGGATCGTGGCGCAGTTCTTGACCGAGAGCCTCGCGCTCAGTTGCATCAGCGCCACCGGAGGGCTGGGTCTCGCGGTCGTGATGCTCCACATCTTCCGTCGCACTCTGAGCGAGAAATTGCCGTTGGGTACTGAAATCCATTTGAACTGGGCAGTGTGGACCAGTCTGCTGGCGCTCACCATTGTCACAACGTTGGCGTTTGGCGCAGTTCCTGCGCTGATCGCCTCGCGCACGCACATGGACGCCGGGCTGAAGAGCAGCGGTCGCAAGTCGGCCGGTGATCGGGGACAGAATCGAATCCGCAGCGCGCTGCTGGTCGGCCAGATCGCCTTGTCCATCACGCTGCTCATCGGCGCGGGTCTGATGATGCGCACCATGTATGCGCTGCGGCACGTGCCGCTCGGGTTCAGAACCGATCACTTGGTGTTGACCAGCCTCACCATTCCAAATGATCTCTACAAGGATCGCAATGCAGGCACTGCGGTGTGGCAGCCGCTGCTCGACGAGATTCGCCGTCTGCCCGGTGTGCGCGACGCGGCGCTCTCCACCGTTCTCCCCATTCAGCATCCGGTGGAGCTGATCACCGCCATATATGCGACGGAGTGGATGAAAGGGGATGGAAGCGCCGCGGTTCGCGCTGCCACTCCAGGATTAGTGGACGCTCTTGGCGTGCACATGCGCACCGGGCGGTTCTTTAATGATGGAGACACGGCGACGAGTCTGCCCGTGATGGTGGTGAACCAGACGTTTGTGAATCGATATCTGGGTGGCGGAAAGGCAGTCGGCCGCCAGATTCGATACGGCCATGTTCCGCGGACCGCCACCATTGTGGGCGTAATCGAAGACGTGCATCAGGATGGCGTGGCCGAAGAAAGCCAGCCAGAGTTTTATCTGAGCATGTCCCAACTTGACCAGCAGCAGCAGATTTACCGCGCTCTCCTCGGCCGGTTCATGCAGGTAGCAGTGCGAACCGAGACTGCACCCGGCGTGTTGATACCCGAGTTACGGCAGGGAATTCATAGAGCCAATCCGCATCTGGCCATTGGAGCATGCAGCACAATGGCCGAGGCGGTGGAGGACTCAATCGGCGCACAGAAAGTGGCTGCGCACGTGATTGCCGTCTTTGGAGGGCTCGTGCTGCTGATAACCGTGGTCGGGCTGTATGGACTGCTGAGTTATATGGTGGCACAGAGAACACAGGAAATCGGAATCCGCATGGCATTGGGAGCGGATCGCCGCCACGTAGTGGGCATGGTGCTGCGGCAGACGCTGATCTGGCTGGGCACAGGAACCGTGATCGGTATCGCGTTAGCCATCGTCAGCGGTCGACTGCTCAACGGATTCCTGTTTGGCGTCCGCGCAATCGATCCATGGACGATTGGGTTGGTATCCGCAGGGCTGTTCGTGTGCGGGATGCTGGCCGCAATGCCGCCCGCCCGGAGAGCAGCTTCATCGAACCCGGTTGACGCCTTGAGAGCAGAGTGA
- a CDS encoding 3-keto-disaccharide hydrolase: MNKSKWLALVAAPLVMIATAVPCVFSAQALAQNSSSPFSGKWDFDVSGPRGISARWLGVTEKGSNLEVWYQPGGGHVHPVDDVHVTGSHMTLTVAPASKDHPAITWELEAKGGKLVGEEKSGSTTTAITGVRAPELKSAAPKKWTDPKPLFNGKDLQGWEPVGDAASSHWTVQDGVLVNTARGANLKTTSKFEDFKLHFEVSSPEDCNSGVYLRGRYEVQIETETPVKDPVERRIGSIYGRIAPQPEIPRATGKWESFDITLVGRTVTEVHDGVTVIDHKVIDGITGGALDADEGEPGPFYIQGDHTGNLKFRNITVSLPKK; encoded by the coding sequence ATGAACAAATCGAAGTGGCTGGCGCTTGTCGCGGCTCCGCTGGTGATGATCGCAACCGCAGTGCCATGCGTCTTCTCCGCGCAGGCGCTCGCTCAGAACAGCAGTAGTCCGTTTTCCGGAAAGTGGGATTTCGACGTCTCCGGTCCGCGAGGCATAAGCGCTCGGTGGCTTGGCGTCACTGAAAAGGGAAGCAACCTTGAGGTCTGGTATCAGCCCGGCGGCGGCCATGTCCATCCCGTCGATGATGTTCACGTGACCGGATCGCATATGACTCTGACCGTGGCTCCTGCCTCCAAAGACCATCCAGCGATCACCTGGGAGTTGGAAGCAAAAGGCGGCAAACTCGTCGGAGAAGAAAAGAGCGGCAGCACCACCACCGCGATCACAGGCGTGCGCGCGCCGGAATTGAAAAGCGCCGCTCCAAAGAAATGGACGGACCCGAAGCCGCTGTTCAATGGCAAGGACCTTCAGGGATGGGAGCCGGTTGGCGATGCCGCATCGAGTCACTGGACAGTTCAGGATGGGGTGCTGGTGAACACGGCCCGCGGCGCAAACCTCAAGACAACATCGAAATTCGAGGACTTCAAGCTGCATTTTGAAGTGAGCAGCCCGGAAGATTGCAACAGTGGTGTCTATTTGCGCGGCCGCTACGAAGTCCAGATCGAAACCGAAACGCCAGTCAAGGATCCAGTCGAGCGCCGCATCGGATCGATCTACGGCCGGATCGCGCCGCAACCCGAAATACCGCGAGCGACCGGGAAGTGGGAGTCCTTCGACATCACCCTGGTAGGCCGCACCGTCACTGAGGTCCACGACGGAGTCACCGTAATCGACCACAAGGTGATCGATGGCATCACCGGCGGCGCATTAGACGCCGACGAAGGCGAACCTGGTCCCTTCTACATCCAGGGTGATCACACCGGCAATCTGAAATTCCGCAACATCACCGTTTCACTGCCGAAGAAGTAG